A region of Streptomyces sp. WMMC500 DNA encodes the following proteins:
- a CDS encoding AfsR/SARP family transcriptional regulator: MQYEILGPVRVVDNRGSRFVSAKKMQVLLVLLLIRARQVVSIDEAIAEIWGQNPPRRATAGIHVYISQLRKFLGEPGSRNNPILTRPPGYLLHLEDDQFDVDRFQELLHRGRQHLKEGRPEQAVTAFEDGLSLWRGPVLGDLCDGPVIAGFATWLEETRLEYLEWLMEARLSLGLHRELIGRLSALTAEYPLRETFYRQLMLALCRSERQADALRTYQQARNRLNEELGLEPCRALRDLQQAILVADERLELPAAV; encoded by the coding sequence GTGCAGTACGAAATACTCGGACCCGTCCGAGTGGTGGACAACCGCGGCAGCAGATTCGTGAGCGCCAAGAAGATGCAGGTGCTTCTCGTCCTGCTGCTCATCCGCGCCCGGCAGGTCGTCTCGATCGACGAGGCCATCGCCGAGATCTGGGGGCAGAACCCGCCGCGCCGGGCGACCGCGGGCATCCACGTCTACATCTCGCAGCTCCGCAAGTTCCTCGGCGAGCCCGGCAGCCGGAACAACCCGATCCTCACCCGTCCGCCCGGCTACCTCCTGCACCTGGAGGACGACCAGTTCGACGTGGACCGCTTCCAGGAGCTGCTGCACCGGGGGCGGCAGCACCTCAAGGAGGGCCGGCCGGAGCAGGCCGTGACCGCCTTCGAGGACGGGCTGTCCCTGTGGCGCGGCCCGGTCCTCGGCGACCTGTGCGACGGCCCGGTCATCGCGGGCTTCGCCACCTGGCTGGAGGAGACGCGGCTCGAGTATCTGGAGTGGCTGATGGAGGCGCGGTTGAGCCTCGGGCTGCACCGCGAGCTCATCGGCCGGCTGTCCGCGCTGACGGCCGAGTATCCGCTGCGGGAGACCTTCTACCGCCAGTTGATGCTGGCCCTGTGCCGCTCGGAGCGGCAGGCCGACGCGCTGCGTACGTACCAGCAGGCCAGGAACCGGCTCAACGAGGAACTCGGCCTTGAGCCCTGCCGGGCGCTGCGCGATCTGCAGCAGGCCATCCTCGTCGCGGACGAGCGGCTGGAGCTGCCGGCGGCGGTCTGA
- a CDS encoding alpha/beta fold hydrolase: MNDVTELKEFALVHAKALQLPAERYEAVLGRITNDEDGAPGSWTAEWSAAAGELVDAGQLLPGFLCYTMARFPVVDGPARHAAYEKCRSVFDRWRADQAGIERVSAPLADGEVVAWAGGLSAAEPKPVLLVAGGIVSLKEQWAPVTLQAAALGMAVVVTELPGVGENTVPYDRESWRMLPAVLDAIADRADVTDTYALANSFGGHLALRWAGHDVRLRGVVTSGAPVSEFFGDAAWLRGVPGITRHTLARLTGTPDGDVDALHKTLADWALTPGDLAALEIPVCYSASLRDEIIPAGDPAFLRQHVKHLSMNEFDDVHGAPAHVQQTVDWTFGSLLAMRQGLSPR, translated from the coding sequence ATGAACGACGTCACCGAACTCAAGGAGTTCGCGCTCGTCCACGCCAAGGCGCTGCAACTGCCCGCCGAGCGGTACGAGGCGGTACTCGGCCGCATCACCAACGACGAGGACGGCGCCCCGGGCTCGTGGACGGCGGAGTGGTCGGCGGCGGCCGGGGAACTCGTCGACGCCGGGCAGTTGCTGCCGGGGTTCCTCTGCTACACCATGGCCCGCTTCCCCGTCGTCGACGGCCCGGCGCGGCACGCCGCGTACGAGAAGTGCCGGTCGGTGTTCGACCGCTGGCGCGCCGACCAGGCGGGCATCGAGCGGGTCAGCGCGCCGCTGGCCGACGGCGAGGTGGTGGCCTGGGCCGGCGGTCTTTCGGCAGCCGAGCCGAAGCCGGTGCTGCTGGTGGCGGGCGGGATCGTGAGCCTCAAGGAGCAGTGGGCGCCGGTGACGCTCCAGGCGGCGGCGCTGGGCATGGCCGTCGTCGTCACCGAACTGCCGGGCGTGGGCGAGAACACCGTCCCGTACGACCGGGAGAGCTGGCGGATGCTGCCCGCGGTGCTGGACGCGATCGCGGACCGGGCGGACGTGACCGACACGTACGCCCTCGCGAACAGCTTCGGCGGGCACCTGGCGCTGCGCTGGGCCGGGCACGACGTCCGGCTCCGCGGCGTGGTGACGTCGGGGGCGCCGGTGAGCGAGTTCTTCGGCGACGCCGCGTGGCTGCGTGGCGTGCCCGGCATCACCCGGCACACGCTGGCCCGGCTGACGGGCACGCCGGACGGCGACGTGGACGCGCTGCACAAGACGCTCGCCGACTGGGCGCTGACGCCCGGGGACCTGGCCGCCCTGGAGATACCCGTCTGCTACTCCGCCAGCCTGCGCGACGAGATCATCCCGGCCGGGGACCCGGCGTTCCTGCGGCAGCACGTGAAGCACCTCAGCATGAACGAGTTCGACGACGTGCACGGCGCGCCGGCGCACGTGCAGCAGACCGTGGACTGGACGTTCGGCTCGCTGCTGGCGATGCGTCAGGGCCTCAGCCCGCGCTGA